The nucleotide sequence GCTCCGACCAGGGCCTAGTGGGGCGCTTTAACGAGGTGGTGGTTGAGCATGCGCTGGCACAGTTGTCGCAGTCCTTAGACAAGACCACGGTTAAGGTCTGGGCGGTCGGCGAGCGCGTACAGGCGCGCCTGATCGGTGCGGGCATAGACCTGGAAGGTTCATTTGCGGTGCCGGGGTCAGTGGCGCTGATCACCCAACTGGTGGGGCAAATTCTGCTGACGGCTCAGCTGCCTGATGACCCAGCGATGAGTGCAATGCCACGCGCCACGCTGCTGCTGTTCTATAACCGGCCCAGCGAATCTGGCTACAGCCCTGTAAGCCAGAGGCTACTGCCGTTAGACGCCGCGTGGCAGCGTGAGCTGGCGGCTCAAGCCTGGCCCACGGCGCAACTGCCAGAGGTGCTGGGTAACCCTGCGCCGGCGCTGCAAGCCTTTATCCGCGAGCACCTGTTTGTTTCGTTGTTTCGCGCCAGTGCCGAGTCGTTGGCCAGTGAGAACGCCAGCCGTCTCGCCGCCATGCAGCGTGCTGATCGCAATATCGGCGAACTGCTGCAGAGGCTACAGGCTAATTTTCATCAGTTACGCCAAGCCAGCATCGACGAGGAACTTTTTGATGTGATCGCCGGTTTCGACGCCTTGCTGCCCCACGACGCC is from Pseudomonas sp. TMP9 and encodes:
- a CDS encoding F0F1 ATP synthase subunit gamma; this translates as MTTTLTALRRQIGSAGDLKSVVRTMKASAASAIGQYEQSVAALADYARTVELGLSLCLRAVDPQGAQRQAPNTTTADAVVHAIVFGSDQGLVGRFNEVVVEHALAQLSQSLDKTTVKVWAVGERVQARLIGAGIDLEGSFAVPGSVALITQLVGQILLTAQLPDDPAMSAMPRATLLLFYNRPSESGYSPVSQRLLPLDAAWQRELAAQAWPTAQLPEVLGNPAPALQAFIREHLFVSLFRASAESLASENASRLAAMQRADRNIGELLQRLQANFHQLRQASIDEELFDVIAGFDALLPHDAGDT